The nucleotide sequence CCGCGGCGACCACCTCCCTCCCTGAACAACCCGGTGGTGAACGGAACTACGACTACCGCTTCGTCTGGGCGCGCGACTTCAGCTTCACTCTCGAGGCGTTGTGGCGGGCGGCCTGCTCGGACGAGGTCAACAGACAGTTCGCGTGGCTGGGCAGGGCGATCGGCCGGATCGGCGACGACCCGGTGCCGATCATGTACGGGGTGGCGGGCGAGCGGGACCTCACCGAACACCGCCTCGAGCACCTCGCGGGCTACGCCGACAGCCGACCGGTCACGATCGGCAACGATGCGTGGCAGCAGCGCCAGACCGACGTGCCGGGTGAGGCGCTCGGCGCGGCGTGGCTGATGCGCGAGCACCTCGACGACCCACTGCCCGCGGACGTGCGGCAACTGCTGCGGGCGCTTGCCGACCGGACGGTGACCGATTGGCGGCGTCCCGACGCCGGCATGTGGGAGGCCCGCGACACGCAGCGGCACCACCTCTCGTCGAAGGTGCTCTGCTGGACGGCGCTGGACCGGGCGGTGCGCTTCGGTGCGCGGCTCGGTGAGCCGGCCGACATCGCCCGCTGGGCGGACGCCCGTGACCAGGTGCGCGACACCGTGCTGACCCGTGGCTGGAACGCATCTCTCGGCGCCTACGCGGGCACCCTGGACGGCGACGACCTGGATGCCTCCGTGCTGCTCATGCCGCTGGTCGGCTTCCTCGCGGCAGACGCACCCCGGATGCGCTCCACCATCTCGGTGGTGGAGCAACGGTTGGCCCACGAGGGACTGCTGCGCCGCTGGGAGGGCGACCCGGCCGGCTTCGTCATCTGCTCGTTCTGGCTGGTGGGCTGCCTAGCCCTGTCCGGTGAGCGCGACCGGGCGCAGCGGCTGTTCGAGGACCTCGTCGGCCGGGCCAACGACCTGGGACTGTTCGCCGAGCAGATCGACCCCTACACCGGCGAGCAACTGGGCAATTTCCCACAGGCCTTCTCGCACATCGGTCTCATCAACGCCGCCGGAGGGCTGAGCGACCTGGTGGGCAGCACCGCCGGTATGGGCGCACCACCGGACCACCGCATCCCCAGGGACTGACCGGGCCGCCGGTCCGGGCGGAGGCCCATTCCGGCAGCCGGCTCTCCGCCACGCATCCGCACCGCGCTCTCCGGACGAACCACCGGTAGGAACCGCATACCCGGGAGTGCGACTGGTGCTGAAGACTCCGATGCCGTCCGAGGCCGTGGAGACGGCGCGCAAGCGCCTCACCCTGGCCGCCGAGGACCTGAACGCCGACCGCGTCGCCGCGCTCGTCGCCGACCTGACGGTCGAGTGGGGGGTCGCGGGGCCGTGGGAGCAGGTCTGCGTACCGGCGCTCACGGCCCTGCGCGGCCACACCGCCGCGGAGATCGCCGTCGAGCATGCGCTCTCCGAGGGGGTACGCGTGGGGCTCGACGTGTTCCGGCGCGACCGGCCGACAGCGGCCCACGGTGTGCTGCTCGCCGGCGCGGAACACGAGACGCACAGCCTCGGCCTGCACGCGCTCAGCGCCGCGCTGCGGGAGCGTTCCGTCGGCAGTCTGCTGCTCGGCCCGGCCCTGCCCTGGGCCGCCCTGGCGGACGCCACGTACCGGACGCGGCCGCGGACGGTGGTGGTCTGGTCGCAGACGCCGGTCACCGGGCGCGCGTACCGTCTCGTGCGCTTCGCCCGGGACTTCCCCTCGCTCCGGGTGCACGGCGCCGGCCCGGGCTGGATCGAGCCGCTGACGCGTCCGGTGAGTCACCTGGCGTCACTGCCGGCTGCGGTCGCCGCCTGCCTTCCACCCGCCGAGCGCGGGTGACGCCGCGACCCATATGTGGGCGGCGCTGGCGGCCGACGACCGGGCGCAGTTGCCCACGGCACCCGGTGCGACCGTGACGCGCGGCGGACCGGGTCAGCGGAACTGGAGCCGGTTGACCGCGTCGAAGACCCGGGCGCCGAGCAGCCGGCGGGTGTGGACCATGGCCGAGGCGGCGGCGGTGACCAGGTAGCGGGTGCGGGGCCGGCGGGCGGTCACGGCCCGCTCGATCACGCGGGCCACCGTGTCCGGCGTCGCCGACAGCAGCTTGTTCTCGTACGACCGGGCCATCACCGTGTCCACGGTGGTCACCATCTCCCGGTAGGGGCCCGACGGGTCGGCGCCGGCGCCGAGCGACGACGAGGCCACCGCGCCGAAACCGGTGCGGATCAGTCCCGGCTCGACGATCGCCACATCCACGCCGAACGGGCGGACCTCCTGGCGCAGCGCGTCGGAGATCGCCTCCACGGCGTACTTGCTGGAGTGGTAGTAGCCGCCGCCGGGGAAGACGAGACGGCCGCCCATCGAGCTGACGTTGATGATGCGGCCCCGGCCGGCCCGGCGCATGCCGGGCAGCACGAGCTGGGTGAGCCGGGCGAGCCCGAAGACGTTCGTCTCGAACTGGGCGCGCACGCGGTCGAGCGGGGTCTCCTCGATCGGGCCGTACTCCCCGTAGCCCGCGTTGTTGACCAGCACGTCGACGTGGCCGTGCGCGGCCTCGACCGCGGCCACCGCGGTGCGCATGGAGTCCTCGTCGGTCACGTCGAGGGGGAGGAGCCGGGCGCCGGTGTCGGCCAGGTCGGTGATCGCGTCGAGCTTGCGGGCGGTCGCGTAGACGGTGAGGCCGGGACGGCGGGCGAGCCGGCGGACGGTGGCCCGGCCGATTCCGGAGGAGGTGCCGGTGATCAGGACGGTGGTCATGCGGGGTCTCCCAGCTGTGCGGGCAGGCCGGCGACGAGCAGCGCGACGCCGTCGCGCAGCCGCCGCCGGGGCAGGTCGGGGTCGGTGAGGTCGGCCTCCAGGCCGCGGGTGAGCGCGACCAGCACGTCGGCCACCGCGCGGGCCCGCGGCCCGGCGGCGTCGGCCAGCGCGCCAGCCACCACGTCGGTCAGCTCCCGGGTGTACGCCTCGACGAGGTCGCCGGTGAGCTTGGCGCTGGTGTCGAGCAGCTCGGTCGCGTGGGGGCTCTCCCGGTGCAGCTTCAGGGTGAGTTCCAGCTTGGCGGCGAGCACGTCGTGCAGGCGGTGGGTGAGGTCGTCGCCGGGGGTGGCGGCCGCCTGGCGGGCCTGGGCGAGCGAGCCGTCGAAGAGCCGCTCGGCCAGCCGCCGGTAGGCGTCGTCCTTGTTGCGGACGTACTGGTAGACCGCCGGCCGGGACATGCCGGCCGCCGCGGCGATGTCATCCATGGTCGTGCGCCGCATCCCGTGCCGGGTGAAGCACTCGTACGCCGCGGTCAGGATCGTGTCGAGGCGCTCAGCTGACATGCTGACGATTGTTGCACATACTGTCAGCTGACACCGGACGGACCCCGTTGTGAGAGCGCGCGGAGCGGCGCCCGGCGGATGCCGGACGCCGCCCCGCCGCGCGTCAGGGCAGGTCGATCGGGCGCAGCACCCGGTCGACCGCGTGGGCGATCTGCTTGTTGCCCTTGTTGATGTCGTAGCGCACGACCCGGGCGTCGCGGTCGCTGGTGTCGGCGTCGACCAGCCGCACCTGCCGGCCGTACCAGCAGTGCCTGACGTCGACCTCGACGGTGGCGCCGAGCGCGGTGGTCAGCTCCGCCCCGTCGGCCTTGAGCGCCGCCTTGCGGTCGATCGTGGCGCCCGGCACCACGTGGTAGAGCAGCACGTCCTCCACGGTGTCCGTGCCGAGGCCGGCGACCGCGTCGAACGCCGCCCGCTCGCGGGGCAGCGTGCGGGCGTGGGTGATGTCGCGGACCAGCTCGCGGAACGCGTGGTCGTTGGGCACGAACGCGGTCAGCGGGACCGACCCGTCGGTCAGCACCTTGACCGGCGAGTCCGGCTTCGCCTGCAACACCGCGAGCACCGCCGCGGTCAGCACGTCGAAGTCCCGCGGGTTGCGGTCGAAGCCGCTGGTGTCGGCCGTGAGCACGGCGGCCAGCGAGCGAGTCCCGGACGGCGCGGTGGCCGCCTGCGCGGGCGCGGCGAGGGCGGTGGTGGCCATGGCCGCAGCCGTGGCGCCCACCGCGACACGGGCGGCGACGCGAGACATGTTCATGGGTTACGCCTTTCGTCGATGGACCCAAGCGGTGACTGTCGTCACGACCCTTGTTCGCCGCGCGGGACCCGGACGGATGCACCCGAGAGAGCGTCACCGCCGCCCGCACCATCGCCGGGGCCGCCGCCGGCCGCTGCCGTACCTTGACGGCATGGGACGACTCGAGCGGTGGCGCCGGGCCGCCGCCGCGCATCCGACGGTCGTCGACGCGCTGCCGGCCGCCGTGCTCTTCGCGGCGAGCCTCCTGCCGGTGAACCCACCCGGCGGCCCTCCGCGCGCCCCGCTCACGGCCGGCGCGGTGCTCCTCGCCCTGGTCGGCTCCGCGGCCCTGGTCCTCCGGCGCCGGCACCCGCTGCCGGTCCTCGCCGTGGTCACCGTCGTGGCGGCCACCGCGCTGCTCGCCCAGCAGGCCCGGGGACCGTTGGTGCTCACCGTGGCCCTGGCGGCGTACACGGTGGCCACCCGGACCGATCGGCGGACCGCCGTGGCGGCCGGCGCGGCCAGCGCCCTCCTGCTCGGCGCCTGCGCCGTCGTCGCGCTGGGCGTCGGCTGGCTCGATCCCGCCGTGGTGGTGCTGGTGCTCTGGTTCGGCGTGGCCGTCGCCGCCGGCGACGCGGTACGCAGCCGGCGCGCGTACGTGGCGGTGCTGGAGGAGCGGGCACGGCGGGCGGAGCAGACCCGCGAGGCGGAGGCCCGCCGCCGGGTCACCGAGGAGCGGCTGCGCATCGCCCGGGAGCTGCACGACGTGGTGGCCCACCACATCGCGGTGATCAACGTGCAGGCCGGCGTGGCGGGGCACGTGCTGCGGCAGCGGCCGGACGCGGCCGAGGAGGCCCTCGGGCACGTACGCTCCGCCGCGCGGACCGTCCTCGACGAGATGGCCACCCTGCTCGGCGTCCTGCGCCGCCAGGAGGAGCCCGAATCCCCGACCGAACCCGCCCCCAGCCTGACCCGGCTCGACACCTTCGTCGACGGTTTCGCGGCCGGCCAGCCGGTGCGGTGGACGCTGAGCGGGCAGCCCCGCCCGCTGCCCAGCGCGGTCGACGTAGCCGCGTACCGGATCATCCAGGAGTCGCTGACCAACGCCCATCGGCACGCCCCGGGCGCCCCCGTCATGGTCCACCTGCGCTACGCCCCGACCGGGCTCACCGTCGAGGTACGCGACCAGGGCGCCGGCGCGGGATCCGAACCGGGCGCCGGCCTCGGCCTGCTCGGCATGCGGGAACGCGCCGAGGCGGTGGGCGGCGCCTTCCACGCCGGCCCGCACCCCGACGGGGGCTTCGTGGTCCGCGCCGACCTGCCCGTCCCGCAGGACAAGGAGAACGCATGACGGTCCGGGTGCTGCTCGCCGACGACCAGACCCTCATCCGCGCCGGATTCCGGGTGCTGATCGACTCGGCGCCCGACCTGACCGTGGTGGGGGAGGCGGCCACCGGCCGGGAGGCGGTCGCGCGGGCGCGCACCACGCGCGCCGACGTCGTGCTCATGGACATCCGCATGCCCGACCTGGACGGACTGGCCGCCACCCGCGAGATCACCGCCGACGAGGACCTGGCGGGCGTACGCGTGCTCATCCTGACCACCTTCGAGGTCGACGAGTACGTCTTCGAGGCGCTCCGCGCCGGCGCCAGCGGCTTCCTCGGCAAGGGCGTGGAGCCGGGCGAACTGCTCGACGCCATCCGTACCGTCGCGGCCGGCGACGCCCTGCTGTCCCCGAAGGCCACCCGAGGGCTGATCGCTCGGTTCCTGGCCCAGCCCGAGCCGGAGCCGCCGGCCAGCCCGGACCGGCTGCGGGCGCTCACCGACCGGGAACGGGAGGTGCTGACGCTGGTCGCCACGGGGCTGAGCAACGAGCAGATCGCCCAGCGGCTGGTGGTGTCCCCGCTCACCGCCAAGACCCATGTGAACCGGGCCATGGCCAAGCTCGGCGCGCGGGACCGGGCACAGCTCGTGGTGTTCGCCTACCAGACCGGGCTCGTCCGGGCGGACCCGCCGACGCAGTAGGGCGACGGTCGGCGTACCGCGGCCGCGGTACGCGCAGGTGTCCGCGCCTGGCCGACGCGGCGGCCGACGTACGCGGGCGACGGTTGGTCACATGATCGAAGTGACCGGACTCAGCAAGCGCTACGGCGACAAGCTCGCCGTGGACTCCCTGACCTTCCAGGTCAGACCAGGCACCGTCACCGGCTTCCTGGGCCCCAACGGGGCCGGGAAGTCCACCACCATGCGGATGATCCTCGGCCTGGACGCCCCGACCGCCGGCACCGCGACGGTGAACGGCCGGCCCTACGCCGACCACCCCGCCCCGCTGCGGGAGATCGGCGCCCTGCTGGAGGCGAAGGCGGTGCACACCGGCCGATCCGCCCGTAACCACCTGCTCGCCCTGGCCGCGACGCACGGCATCGGCCGCCACCGGGTCGACGAGGTGATCGACCTGGTCGGCCTGCACGAGGTGGCCGGCAAACGGGCCGGCGGCTTCTCGCTCGGCATGGGCCAGCGGCTGGGCATCGCCGCCGCGCTGCTGGGCGACCCACGCGTGGTGATGCTCGACGAGCCGGTCAACGGCCTCGACCCGGACGGCATCCGGTGGATCCGCGACCTGCTCAAGGGCCTCGCCGCCGAGGGACGGACCGTCTTCGTCTCCTCCCACCTGATGAGTGAGATGGCGCAGACCGCCGAGCACCTGATCGTGGTGGGCCGCGGCCGGCTGATCGCCGACGTCTCCCTCGCCGAGTTCACCCGCCGGGCCTCCCGCGCCACCGTCCGCGTCCGCTCGCCGCAAGCCACCGCGCTGCGCGACGTGCTGGCCGGGCCGACGGTGGCGATCACCGGCGGCGAGCCGGGCCTGCTGGAGGTCACCGGCCTGACCCGGGAGCAGGTCGGCGAACGGGCGGCGGCGGCCGGCCTCACCCTGCACGAGCTCTCCGCCACCGAGGCCTCCCTGGAGGAGGCGTTCATGACCATGACCCGAGACGCCGTCGAGTACGCCGGCACCTCCGAGGGGAACCCGCGATGACCACGACCGCCACCCTGCCCGCCACCATCCCCACCGACGCCCGGGTCACCGGCCTCCGGGTGGTCCGCGCCGAATGGATCAAGTTCCGTTCACTGCGGTCCTCCCTGATCATGCTGGCCGCCACCGTGGTCGTCTTCGCCGCGCTCGGCCTCGGCTTCTCGGCGTTCCTGGCCGACGCCACCATCGAGCCCGGCACCCCCGCACCGCCCGGCGGGCCGTCCTCCCTCGACTCGCTCGGCGCGAGCCTCGGCGGAGTCAACCTCGCCCAGCTGCTCATCGGCACCCTGGGCGTGCTGCTGGCCGCGGGGGAGTACTCCACCGGCATGATCCGCTCCTCGCTCGCCGCGGTACCCCGGCGCTGGCCGGTGCTCGCCGGCAAGGTCACGGTCCTGGCCGGCGTGTCCCTCACCGTGCTCGTGCCGACCGTGCTGCTCACCTTCCTCGGCGGGCAGACGCTGCTGGGCGACAAGGCCATCTCCCTCGCCGACGACGGTGCGCTCCGGGCGGTCCTCGGCGCCGCGGCCTACCTGACCGGGGTCGGCGTGCTCGGCCTGGCGCTCGGCTCGTTGCTGCGGAACACCGCCGGCGCGCTGACCAGCGTGGTGGCCCTGCTGCTGGTCGTGCCCGGGGTGGTCTCCCTGCTGCCGGAGACCTGGTCGGAGGCGGTCTCGCCCTACCTGCCCTCCAACGCCGGTCAGGCGGTGATGACCGTCGGGGCCCACCCGGACCTGCTGACTCCGGGAGCCGGGGCGGCCGTCCTCCTGGCGTGGCTGGTGGCTCTCGTCGGCGCCGCCGTCGTCCTGCTGCGCCGCCGCGACGCCTGAGCGGTGGAAGGTGGCGGGTCGCGTACGCCATCGGTCGTTCGATCATTGTCGACGCCGGCCCGCTGCCGTACGCTCGTGCTCGGCCCGCCCTCACGGTCCTGTGAGGAGCAGTCATGCCCTTGAACCGCCTGCTGACCCTGGGGGTCGGCGTCTGCGCGGTCGCCACGCTCACCCTACCGGCCGCGTCCGCGTCGGCCGCACCGTCCACCCATCGCACCGGCGGCAGCCTGGTGCTCGTCGGCGGCGCCCTCGCCGACGACAACAGCGAGATCTACGGCGACATCGTCCGGCTGGCCGGCGGCCCCGGAAAGGCCCGCATAGGCATCGTCACCGCCGCCGCCCCGGTGCCCGCCGAGGACCCCGACGCCGACACCCCCGACTGCAACAACAGCGTCTGCAACGGCGACTACTACGCGGACCTGTTTCGGACCTACGGCGTGGCCGACGCCCAGTGGATCCCCATCGACCTGGACCACCCGGCCGCGGCCGACGACCCGGCCGTGGTCCGGCAGATCGAGTCGATGACCGGCTTCTTCTTCGGCGGCGGAGACCAGTACCGCTACGTCACGACCATGACGCGCGGTGCGCCGCAGCGCGACAGTGCGGCGCTTGCCGCCATCCGGCGCAAGCTGCGGCACGGAGCGGTGGTCGCCGGCACCAGCGCCGGCGCCCAGATCATGGCCGGTCGGGACATGATCACCGGCGGTTCCACCGAGCCGGGACTTCGCGACGGCGCGAAGCCCGGCTACTTCGACGACCCGGGCGTGCTCGGCTACCTGCCGCACGGCGGGTTCGGCTTCTTCACCGCCGGCCTGGTCGACACCCACTTCTCCCGCCGGGGCCGGGAGGCGCGCTCCATCCGGCTGGCCTCGGACACCCACCACCAGCGGGTGTTCGGGCTCGACGAGAACACCGCCCTGGAGGTCACCGGCGTCGGCGGGCGCGCCCAGTCCCTGCGGGTGCTCGGGCAGCGCGGCGTCAGCGTGCTCGACCTGCGCCGCGCCCGGGTGACCGACCACGGCGGCGTGTGGGGCATCGAGGGCGTGCGGTGGAGCCGGCTCACCGCCGGGGACGCCTACCGGGCCGCCGGGTGGCGCACCGTGGTGGCCGCCGGCAAGCCGGCCGTCACCCCGGCGGACGGGCCGTGCGATGTCGCGCCCTCGACGGACGTCTTCTACGACTACGCCATGGTCGGGCTGGTCGAGGGGCTGGCCGCGCGGCGCGGCTGCGCGTCGGTCGGCGGCACCTCGTACGAGAAGAACCCGCAGTGGGAGGCCCACCTGACCCCGGGGGCCGGCTTCGCGGCGTACCGGGGGCAGACGGCGACCACCTTCACCGGCGTGGTGATCGGTATCGCCCCCGCCTGACCGGACCGACCTCCGCCGTCCTGACCCGGCGGCGCGCTCCCGCCCCCGTTGCGGGAGCGCGCCGCCGGGTCGGTGTCGTTCCGGCCCGGATCATCGTCGGCCGACGCGGAACTGTAACAGAGGTTACTTATTGAGACTTGTGATTAACAGCTGTAACTTCTGTTTCATCGATCCGTGGCCCCCCGGAGGTGCCCATGTCCCGTGCCCGCAACCCCCGCCGACTCACGCTGGTGGCGGCCTCCGCCGCGCTCCTCACCCTCGCCCCGATCGGGGTCACCGCCGCCCACGCCCAGGTCACCCGGGTCCGGCAGGGCAGCGCCACCGACGCGAGCCGGACGGCCTGGTCCGGCCCGGCGTACACCATGAACGGCTCGGGCGGGATCGTCACCGCGACGATGAGCCGGGCGGTCGACGCCATCCGCGGCGGCACCGGCGCGATCGACGTGGTGGTCGTGGCCGGCTCCGGCTCCGGGACCCCGGAGTGCGACGTCATCACCCCGCTGACCGGCGTCAACTCCTGCACGACGCTCACCCTGACCGCCGCCCGGGACGGCAACGACAGCCAGGTCAACACCGACATCCGCAACGCCGAGTTCGTCTACTTCGCCGGCGGCGACCAGTGCAACTACGTGGCCTGGAAGGGCACGGCGCTGGAGGTGTCGGTGGAGTCGGTGGTCGCCAAGGGCGGCGGGGTCGGCGGCGGCAGCGCGGGCCACCACGTGAACAGCGACATCGTGTACGACGCCTGCACCGCGAGCGCCACCTCGGCGACGGCGCTGGCCAACCCGTACGACCGATCGCTGACCTTCACCACCGGCATGTTCCGCTGGCCGAACTACGCCGACACGATCAACGACTCGCACTTCGTCACCCGCGACCGGATGGGCCGCACCATGGCGTTCGTGGCGCGGGCCGTGAAGGACGGCCGGACCAGTGGCGGCAGGGCCTGGGGCGTCGGCGTCGAGGAGGGCGCTTCGCTCTACATCGACCGCAACGGCCTGGCCACGTTGAGCGGACCCAGCGCGTACGTCGTGCTCGGCGACCACCAGCCCGAGGTCGCCGTCTCGGGCCAGCCGCTCACCTACACGAACTTCAAGATCTGGAAGCTGACCAGTGGTCAGACCTACGACTTCGCCAACCGTCCCACCTGCGGCTACTACCTCAAGAGCGTGCGGGCCGGGGTGCCCGACGGCAGCCTCTACAGCGGCACGCCGGTCACCGACTGCTCGTCGACGCCGCCACCCTCCGGCGGGTCCGCCTACGCCGAGGTCGAGCCGAACGACTCGCGCACGGCCGCCAACGTCATCACCGCGCTGACGTACCCGGCGACCGTCACGGGCGACATGAAGAGCAGCACCGACCGGGACTACTTCGCCCTGACCCTCGCAAGTGGGCAGACGCTCACGGCCGCCTGCGCGATCCCCACCGCCTACGACGCCGACCTCTACCTGCTCAGCTCCAACGGAAGCACGCTGACCCGGTCGGTGAACGACGGCGCCGGCACCGACGAGTCGGTCACCCTGACCCGGACGGCGTCCGGCTCGGCGACCTACTACCTCGACCTGGAGGCGTACTCCGGCTCCGGCGCCGCCGACTACTCCTGCACCCTCACCCGGTCCTGACCCGGCATCCCCCATCGGCCGTGGGGCGGGGCACCGCCGTCCCGCCCCACGGCCTTGCCGTCCCGGGCGCATCCCGGGACGGCCGTTAGGCTCGGCGCGTGTCGAATCCCGATCCTGTCGAGGAACCCCACGGCGTGGGCGTCGCCGCGCTGGTCCGCCAGCGGCTCGGCGAGTGCAGCCCGGCCGAACGCCGGGTCGCCCGCGCCCTGCTCGCCTCCTACCCGGCCGCCGGGCTGGGCACGGTCGCGGCGCTGGCCGAGCGTGCCGAGGTGAGCGCCCCGACGGTGCTGCGCTTCCTGTCCCGGCTCGGCTTCGGCGGCTACCCCGAGTTCCAGCGGGCGCTGCGGGAGGAACTGGCCGAGCGGGAGACCTCACCGCTGACGGCGTACCGGGCGGCCGAGCGCACCGGCGCGCCACCGGAGGGCGCGCTGCCCCGGGCCGCCGCGACGCTGCCCGAGGCGGTGGCCGGGACGCTCGCCGAGCTGCCGCAGGGTGAGCTGGACGCCGCCGTACGCCTCTTCGCCGACCAGCAGCTGCGGGTCACCGCGGCCGGCGGCCGTTTCTCCGCGCTGCTCGCCCACTACCTGGTGCTGCACCTCATGCAGGTACGTGGCAACAGCCGGCTGCTCCCGGCCAGCCCCGTGGAGCGCACCGACATGCTGGTCGACGTGGGGCGGCGCGATCTGGTCGTGCTCTTCGACTTCCGTCGCTACGAGGAGGCGACCCTGGCGCTGGCCCGGAACGTCACGGCGCGGGGCGCCAAGGTGGTGCTCTTCACCGACCGGTGGCTGTCCCCGGTCGCCGGCCTCGCCGAGGTGGTGCTGCCCAGCCGGGTCGACTCGCCCTCGCCGTACGACAGCTTCGCCCCGACCCTGGCGCTGGTGGAGACCCTGGTCGCGGCGCTGATCGACCGGCTCGGGCCGGTGGCGGGCGCCCGGCTCAAGGCCATGGAGGCGGCGCAGCAGGCCTTCGGGGAGGACTGACCCCGACGTTACAGAAAATTGTAATCTCGCCGAGACCGTAACGTCAGTTACAGTCCGGGGGCTGGTTGACACCTGGCCCCCGGAAGGACACCCCCATGCGCATCCGCCAGTTCGCCCTGCTCGGCGCGACCGCGGCGCTGCTCGCCGCCACCGCCGCCTGTGGCGGCTCCACCTCCGCCGCCGATTCCGCCGCCGAGAAGATCAAGCCCGTCTCCGTCAGCATCGAGGGCGTGGGCGCGGTCGCCACCGACAACGACCTCGCGAAGAAGGTGCCCGCCGACGTGCGCGGGCGGGGCGGCATCACCGTCGCCACCAACGCCCCCTACCAGCCGTTCATCGACTTCAAGGTCGAGGGGAAGACCGACGAGTTCAAGGGCCTGGACTACGACCTGTTCCAGGCCGCCTCGGCCCGGCTCGGGCTGACCGCGACCTTCTCCCAGCAGCCCTTCGACGGCCTGGTCCCCGGCCTCCAGGCCGGCAAGTACGACGCCATCGCCGGCGGCATCACCGACAAGAAGGAGCGCCAGCAGGTCGCCACCTTCGTCGACTACTCGGCCTCCGGCACCGGCTTCCTGGTCGCCACCGGCAACCCCCTCGGCGTCAGGACCGTCGCCGACCTGTGCGGGCGCAAGGTCGCCGTGCAGAAGGCCAGCAACCAGGCGAAGAACCTGACCGCGTACGCCAAGGAGAGCTGCACCGGCAAGGCCGTCGAGGTCAAGGAGTACCCGGAGAACCCGCAGGCGGTGCAGGCGCTGATCGCCGGCAACGTCGACGCGGTCGCCGCCACCAAGGTCAACCTGGTCGACACCGCCGCGTCGCTCACCGGCAAGGCCGAACTGGTCGACGACCCGGCCGCGCCCAACGGCTGGCTGGCCAGCCCGAACGGCTTCGGCTTCCTCAAGGCCAACAAGGAACTCGCCGAGGCGTACCGGGCCGCCGTGCAGTCGCTGATCGACGACGGCACCTACGACAAGATCCTCGCCCGGTGGAAGCAGACCCCCATCGCCGTCAAGCAGGCCACCGTCGACAAGGCCATCGACTGACCCCGGCGGACCACCACCCCTGATCCGCGGTCGTCGGGCGCCCTCCACTTCCGTGAGGGCGGGCCCGGAGAGGCGCCCGGCGACCGCCGCCACCTTCCTCCGCAGGAGGCACCGCAGAATGACCACCGACACCCCGGCGGTGCGAGTCGTCCCCGTCCGCCACTACGGGCGCTGGCTGACCGCGCTGATCGTGTTCGGACTGACCGCCCTGTTCCTCCGGGCGCTGCTGAGCAGCCCCAACCTCGAACCCGGCACCATCGCCCATTACCTGTTCAAGGACTACGTCCTCGACGGCGTCGTCACCACGCTCTGGCTGACCCTGCTGGCCATGCTCCTCGGCACCGCCGG is from Micromonospora terminaliae and encodes:
- a CDS encoding glycoside hydrolase family 15 protein, which translates into the protein MREATISDHGFLADGHSAVLVDRTGSVNWWCPQRFDAPSVFGRLLDPEAGHWSIRPVHDARTEWAYLPDTLVLRTVHTTAQGAVAVLDALALEPGARGHDVGLRSPRLLARIVHGLSGAVSMRLHYRPRFEYGRVVAYLHEQDGVLIASAGAARLTLRASVPLTCGEGEAHADFIVRNGQTETFTLAYAPAYDTDPQAEHDAQDVVDNAASGWLSWLNLHEYQGLYREQVRRSALVVQGMTYRPSGAVVAAATTSLPEQPGGERNYDYRFVWARDFSFTLEALWRAACSDEVNRQFAWLGRAIGRIGDDPVPIMYGVAGERDLTEHRLEHLAGYADSRPVTIGNDAWQQRQTDVPGEALGAAWLMREHLDDPLPADVRQLLRALADRTVTDWRRPDAGMWEARDTQRHHLSSKVLCWTALDRAVRFGARLGEPADIARWADARDQVRDTVLTRGWNASLGAYAGTLDGDDLDASVLLMPLVGFLAADAPRMRSTISVVEQRLAHEGLLRRWEGDPAGFVICSFWLVGCLALSGERDRAQRLFEDLVGRANDLGLFAEQIDPYTGEQLGNFPQAFSHIGLINAAGGLSDLVGSTAGMGAPPDHRIPRD
- a CDS encoding transcriptional regulator yields the protein MLKTPMPSEAVETARKRLTLAAEDLNADRVAALVADLTVEWGVAGPWEQVCVPALTALRGHTAAEIAVEHALSEGVRVGLDVFRRDRPTAAHGVLLAGAEHETHSLGLHALSAALRERSVGSLLLGPALPWAALADATYRTRPRTVVVWSQTPVTGRAYRLVRFARDFPSLRVHGAGPGWIEPLTRPVSHLASLPAAVAACLPPAERG
- a CDS encoding oxidoreductase, with the translated sequence MTTVLITGTSSGIGRATVRRLARRPGLTVYATARKLDAITDLADTGARLLPLDVTDEDSMRTAVAAVEAAHGHVDVLVNNAGYGEYGPIEETPLDRVRAQFETNVFGLARLTQLVLPGMRRAGRGRIINVSSMGGRLVFPGGGYYHSSKYAVEAISDALRQEVRPFGVDVAIVEPGLIRTGFGAVASSSLGAGADPSGPYREMVTTVDTVMARSYENKLLSATPDTVARVIERAVTARRPRTRYLVTAAASAMVHTRRLLGARVFDAVNRLQFR
- a CDS encoding TetR/AcrR family transcriptional regulator, translated to MSAERLDTILTAAYECFTRHGMRRTTMDDIAAAAGMSRPAVYQYVRNKDDAYRRLAERLFDGSLAQARQAAATPGDDLTHRLHDVLAAKLELTLKLHRESPHATELLDTSAKLTGDLVEAYTRELTDVVAGALADAAGPRARAVADVLVALTRGLEADLTDPDLPRRRLRDGVALLVAGLPAQLGDPA
- a CDS encoding fasciclin domain-containing protein → MNMSRVAARVAVGATAAAMATTALAAPAQAATAPSGTRSLAAVLTADTSGFDRNPRDFDVLTAAVLAVLQAKPDSPVKVLTDGSVPLTAFVPNDHAFRELVRDITHARTLPRERAAFDAVAGLGTDTVEDVLLYHVVPGATIDRKAALKADGAELTTALGATVEVDVRHCWYGRQVRLVDADTSDRDARVVRYDINKGNKQIAHAVDRVLRPIDLP
- a CDS encoding sensor histidine kinase, with translation MGRLERWRRAAAAHPTVVDALPAAVLFAASLLPVNPPGGPPRAPLTAGAVLLALVGSAALVLRRRHPLPVLAVVTVVAATALLAQQARGPLVLTVALAAYTVATRTDRRTAVAAGAASALLLGACAVVALGVGWLDPAVVVLVLWFGVAVAAGDAVRSRRAYVAVLEERARRAEQTREAEARRRVTEERLRIARELHDVVAHHIAVINVQAGVAGHVLRQRPDAAEEALGHVRSAARTVLDEMATLLGVLRRQEEPESPTEPAPSLTRLDTFVDGFAAGQPVRWTLSGQPRPLPSAVDVAAYRIIQESLTNAHRHAPGAPVMVHLRYAPTGLTVEVRDQGAGAGSEPGAGLGLLGMRERAEAVGGAFHAGPHPDGGFVVRADLPVPQDKENA
- a CDS encoding response regulator produces the protein MTVRVLLADDQTLIRAGFRVLIDSAPDLTVVGEAATGREAVARARTTRADVVLMDIRMPDLDGLAATREITADEDLAGVRVLILTTFEVDEYVFEALRAGASGFLGKGVEPGELLDAIRTVAAGDALLSPKATRGLIARFLAQPEPEPPASPDRLRALTDREREVLTLVATGLSNEQIAQRLVVSPLTAKTHVNRAMAKLGARDRAQLVVFAYQTGLVRADPPTQ
- a CDS encoding ABC transporter ATP-binding protein, producing the protein MIEVTGLSKRYGDKLAVDSLTFQVRPGTVTGFLGPNGAGKSTTMRMILGLDAPTAGTATVNGRPYADHPAPLREIGALLEAKAVHTGRSARNHLLALAATHGIGRHRVDEVIDLVGLHEVAGKRAGGFSLGMGQRLGIAAALLGDPRVVMLDEPVNGLDPDGIRWIRDLLKGLAAEGRTVFVSSHLMSEMAQTAEHLIVVGRGRLIADVSLAEFTRRASRATVRVRSPQATALRDVLAGPTVAITGGEPGLLEVTGLTREQVGERAAAAGLTLHELSATEASLEEAFMTMTRDAVEYAGTSEGNPR